A genomic window from Planococcus rifietoensis includes:
- a CDS encoding GNAT family N-acetyltransferase — MDFQHQDNRIAMLDGSEEVGFVSYIENGDVLTVDHTEVAPELSGQGMGKELVGKIVEHARNEGKSVDPQCPYAKKVIEGTEEFQDVLVK, encoded by the coding sequence ATGGATTTTCAACATCAAGACAACCGGATTGCCATGCTCGACGGTTCTGAAGAAGTCGGGTTTGTCAGCTATATTGAAAACGGCGATGTACTGACGGTGGACCATACCGAAGTAGCTCCAGAACTCAGCGGGCAAGGCATGGGCAAAGAACTGGTCGGCAAAATCGTCGAGCACGCGAGAAACGAAGGCAAATCAGTGGACCCGCAATGCCCATACGCAAAAAAAGTAATCGAAGGCACAGAAGAATTCCAGGACGTCCTGGTGAAATAA
- a CDS encoding catalase family peroxidase, with protein MEASQKEQHAVNQIEEVFGEHKGYRRAHARGAGYKGLFEGSGEAIGLTDAEHFKNTTIPVLVRFSHFSPDPTWADAMSPVKGMAIQFKIGLEEVTNIVSVTSPVFFTRSPERFVEMLEVSRSFQKGRPKLAELAELLTDFPEVRAMFSSMKKMTVPESFATGIYHSIHAFYFEKHGNKQAIKYVFEPDAGEDKRSIKDMKDLPFGYYEQELAERTARSPVCFKLYAIIGEAGDPTDDPTRDWPKNRERIFLGRLVIEAPDDEAEQALYDPTVMTAGVSCSDDPILQFRRGAYRHSYEKRTAENG; from the coding sequence ATGGAAGCCAGTCAAAAAGAACAACACGCTGTTAATCAGATCGAAGAAGTTTTCGGTGAGCATAAAGGCTACCGGCGTGCGCACGCAAGGGGCGCGGGCTATAAAGGATTATTTGAAGGAAGTGGGGAGGCAATCGGATTGACCGATGCTGAACATTTTAAAAATACAACAATACCGGTGCTTGTGCGCTTTTCCCATTTCTCACCGGATCCCACTTGGGCCGATGCCATGTCGCCAGTTAAAGGCATGGCGATCCAATTCAAAATAGGGCTGGAAGAGGTGACGAATATCGTGTCGGTGACTTCACCGGTGTTCTTTACGCGTTCGCCGGAACGTTTCGTGGAGATGCTTGAAGTGTCCCGTTCTTTTCAAAAAGGCCGGCCGAAATTGGCAGAACTGGCAGAGCTGCTGACGGATTTTCCTGAGGTGCGGGCGATGTTTTCGAGCATGAAAAAAATGACGGTGCCTGAAAGTTTCGCGACGGGCATCTATCATTCCATCCATGCGTTTTATTTTGAAAAGCACGGCAATAAACAGGCAATCAAATACGTATTTGAGCCGGATGCCGGAGAAGACAAGCGGTCCATAAAGGATATGAAGGACTTGCCTTTCGGCTATTACGAACAGGAATTGGCTGAGCGAACCGCGCGCAGCCCTGTTTGTTTTAAACTGTATGCCATTATCGGCGAAGCAGGCGACCCGACAGACGATCCGACGCGCGATTGGCCAAAAAATCGTGAACGCATCTTCCTTGGTCGATTGGTGATCGAAGCGCCTGATGATGAAGCTGAACAAGCACTGTATGATCCAACCGTAATGACTGCAGGCGTTAGCTGTTCGGACGATCCGATTCTTCAGTTCCGCCGGGGGGCATATCGGCATTCTTACGAAAAACGCACAGCAGAAAATGGATGA